One Hevea brasiliensis isolate MT/VB/25A 57/8 chromosome 5, ASM3005281v1, whole genome shotgun sequence genomic region harbors:
- the LOC110634155 gene encoding alanine--glyoxylate aminotransferase 2 homolog 2, mitochondrial yields the protein MQRFIAKRLFSGRNSISLPSPARYFSQLAQKENNDVLIPKLPPFDYSPPPYTGPSADEIMAKRKEFLSPSLFHFYKNPLNVVDGRMQYLFDENGRRYLDAFGGIATVCCGHCHPDVVESIVNHIKRLQHSTVLYLNHAISDFAEALAFKMPGNLKVVFFTNSGTEANELAMMIARLYTGCNDIISLRNAYHGNAAGTMGATAQSIWKFNVIQSGVHHALNPDPYRGVFGSDGEKYAKDVQDIIDFGTTGNVAGFISEAIQGVGGIVELAPGYLPAAYKSIKKAGGLCIADEVQAGFARTGSHFWGFEAQGVVPDIVTMAKGIGNGIPLGAVVTTPEIAEVLTRRSYFNTFGGNPVCTAAGLAVLKVIEKENLQENALVVGSYLKNRLIELKDKHEIIGDVRGRGLMLGVELVTDRQQKTPAKAETLHVMDQIKEMGVLIGKGGFYGNVFRITPPLCFTKEDADFLVDAMDYTMSKM from the exons ATGCAGAGATTTATAGCCAAAAGGCTCTTCTCCGGAAGAAATTCCATTTCCCTCCCGTCTCCGGCGCGCTACTTCTCTCAGCTTGCCCAGAAGGAGAACAATGACGTTCTTATCCCCAAATTACCTCCTTTTGATTACTCTCCTCCGCCGTATACCGGTCCATCCGCCGATGAGATCATGGCCAAGCGAAAAGAGTTTCTTAGCCCCTCATTGTTCCACTTCTACAAAAACCCC CTGAACGTGGTGGATGGGAGGATGCAGTATTTGTTCGATGAGAACGGGCGTAGATACCTCGATGCTTTTGGAGGAATTGCTACAGTCTGCTGCGGGCACTGCCATCCTGATGTGGTAGAGTCAATAGTCAACCATATCAAGCGCTTACAACACTCCACTGTCCTCTACCTTAACCATGCCATCTCTGATTTCGCCGAGGCATTAGCCTTCAAGATGCCCGGCAATCTTAAG GTGGTGTTTTTCACAAATTCTGGCACAGAAGCGAATGAGTTGGCCATGATGATTGCAAGACTATACACAGGGTGCAATGACATAATTTCTTTGCGGAACGCATACCATGGGAATGCAGCAGGGACCATGGGTGCCACTGCACAGTCCATCTGGAAATTCAATGTCATACAG AGTGGAGTGCATCATGCCTTGAACCCAGACCCATATAGAGGTGTATTTGGCTCAGATGGAGAGAAGTATGCAAAAGATGTCCAAGATATCATTGACTTTGGGACAACTGGCAATGTTGCTGGATTTATATCTGAAGCTATACAG GGAGTGGGCGGAATTGTAGAATTGGCCCCAGGTTACCTGCCTGCTGCTTATAAAAGCATTAAAAAAGCAGGAGGCCTTTGTATAGCTGATGAGGTTCAAGCTGGATTTGCTCGTACTGGAAGTCATTTCTGGGGATTTGAGGCCCAGGGTGTTGTTCCTGACATAGTGACAATGGCAAAG GGTATTGGAAATGGTATTCCCCTTGGTGCTGTGGTGACAACTCCTGAGATTGCTGAAGTATTGACTCGCCGAAGTTACTTCAACACATTTGGGGGTAATCCTGTGTGTACTGCTGCAGGACTGGCTGTTCTAAAAGTGATTGAGAAAGAAAATCTTCAGGAAAATGCATTAGTTGTGGGATCCTATCTGAAAAACAGACTAATTGAACTCAAAGATAAACATGAAA TCATCGGGGATGTGAGGGGAAGAGGATTGATGCTTGGAGTTGAGCTAGTAACTGACCGCCAACAGAAAACTCCTGCAAAGGCTGAAACTTTACATGTAATGGACCAGATTAAAG AAATGGGAGTCTTGATTGGAAAAGGTGGATTTTATGGAAATGTGTTCAGAATTACCCCTCCCCTCTGTTTCACTAAAGAAGATGCTG ATTTCCTTGTGGATGCGATGGATTACACAATGTCAAAGATGTGA